From Pseudoleptotrichia goodfellowii, a single genomic window includes:
- the fic gene encoding protein adenylyltransferase Fic encodes MSKYDWKDNELKRMVSEKEEELLSKKRAKELYDKKIMENFEVGTFKGLQQIHEYLFKDIFEDAGKIREKNFSKGGVRFASAIFLKDNLKTLDKIPESTFENIIDKYVEMNILHPFNEGNGRSMRIWFDRMFIKNLGICIDWSKINPAEYLQAMEQSPVNTLELRTLLEKNITKDIDNREIYMHGINQSYKYENMYEYDIEKI; translated from the coding sequence ATGTCTAAATATGATTGGAAAGATAATGAGCTTAAAAGAATGGTTTCAGAAAAAGAAGAAGAGCTGCTAAGTAAAAAAAGAGCAAAAGAACTGTATGATAAAAAAATTATGGAAAACTTTGAAGTCGGTACATTTAAAGGATTACAGCAGATACACGAGTATTTATTTAAGGATATATTTGAAGATGCGGGAAAAATAAGAGAAAAAAATTTTTCCAAAGGGGGGGTCAGATTTGCTTCAGCAATTTTTTTAAAAGATAATCTGAAAACACTTGATAAAATACCTGAAAGTACTTTTGAAAATATTATTGATAAATATGTCGAAATGAATATACTTCATCCTTTTAATGAAGGAAACGGTAGAAGTATGAGAATATGGTTTGACAGAATGTTTATAAAAAATCTCGGTATATGTATTGACTGGTCAAAAATAAACCCTGCAGAATATTTACAGGCAATGGAGCAATCCCCTGTTAATACTTTGGAGTTGAGAACTCTGCTCGAAAAAAATATTACAAAAGACATTGATAACAGAGAAATTTATATGCATGGAATTAATCAAAGCTACAAATATGAGAATATGTATGAATATGATATTGAAAAAATTTAA
- a CDS encoding Abi family protein has product MNKKYLEISEQIELFRSRGMIVENKEKAAEKLVFINYYKIKEASLPFLHNGMYEKNTKFGDIVFRFYEDRNLRLYFLRIVEKIEVSLKTNFSRILGREFEDTGYLDFKKWTDSEEYCKHL; this is encoded by the coding sequence ATGAATAAAAAATATTTGGAAATTTCAGAACAAATAGAACTTTTTAGAAGTCGCGGTATGATTGTAGAAAATAAAGAAAAAGCCGCAGAAAAATTGGTTTTTATAAATTATTATAAAATAAAAGAAGCCTCATTACCGTTTTTACATAATGGAATGTATGAAAAAAATACGAAATTTGGGGATATTGTTTTTAGATTTTATGAAGATAGAAATTTGAGATTATATTTTTTGAGAATTGTTGAAAAGATAGAAGTATCGTTGAAAACTAATTTTTCAAGAATATTAGGTAGAGAATTTGAAGATACAGGATATTTGGATTTTAAAAAATGGACAGATTCTGAAGAATATTGTAAGCATTTATAA
- a CDS encoding Abi family protein: MKIQDIWILKNGQILKNIVSIYKQKEFFRRIDKNIKQSKNKLIQEYKNQSEIPVWLIVDVLTFGEILNLYKLMKKEYKEEIAENHNITASIFVSWLENINLIRNLSAYNSNVLDILFRTKPKILNRWKDKIIVNEKNNRSVDKICKTILIMEHLIMNINKDFPGNAVRNCLMRLYKRDKRILKQTGFKTIESIKEIKI; encoded by the coding sequence TTGAAGATACAGGATATTTGGATTTTAAAAAATGGACAGATTCTGAAGAATATTGTAAGCATTTATAAGCAGAAAGAGTTTTTTAGAAGAATAGATAAAAACATTAAGCAGTCAAAAAACAAATTAATACAAGAATATAAGAATCAAAGCGAAATTCCTGTATGGTTAATAGTAGATGTTTTAACTTTTGGAGAAATATTGAATTTATATAAATTAATGAAAAAAGAATATAAAGAAGAAATAGCTGAAAATCATAATATAACAGCTTCTATTTTTGTGTCATGGTTAGAAAATATAAATTTAATCAGAAATTTATCTGCCTATAATTCAAATGTATTAGATATTTTATTTAGAACAAAACCTAAGATATTAAATAGATGGAAAGATAAAATAATAGTAAATGAAAAGAATAACAGATCAGTTGATAAAATTTGCAAAACAATTTTGATAATGGAACATTTGATAATGAATATAAATAAAGATTTTCCCGGTAATGCAGTAAGAAATTGCTTAATGAGATTATACAAAAGAGACAAAAGAATTTTAAAACAAACAGGATTTAAAACAATAGAAAGTATCAAAGAAATAAAAATATAG
- a CDS encoding DNA-3-methyladenine glycosylase I: protein MENNNRCGWAKGEKDILYHDTEWGVPSHDDGYIFEMLILEGFQAGLSWNTILQKRENFRKAFDDFDYKKIAEYDENKLNELLQNEGIIRNRLKIYSAVTNAIAFMKVQKEFGSFSDYIWNFTDNKRIINNWKTLSEVPATSELSDKISKDLKKRGFKFVGSTIIYSFLQAIGIIDDHLVSCPYKNK from the coding sequence ATGGAAAATAATAATCGTTGCGGCTGGGCAAAAGGGGAAAAAGACATTCTCTATCATGATACTGAATGGGGGGTGCCTTCCCATGATGACGGCTATATCTTTGAAATGCTTATTCTCGAAGGCTTTCAAGCGGGACTGAGTTGGAACACAATATTACAGAAAAGAGAAAATTTCAGAAAGGCTTTTGATGATTTTGATTATAAAAAAATAGCAGAATATGACGAAAATAAACTTAACGAGCTTCTTCAAAATGAAGGAATTATAAGAAACAGGCTTAAAATTTATTCTGCAGTAACAAATGCGATTGCATTTATGAAAGTCCAAAAAGAATTCGGATCATTTTCCGATTATATCTGGAATTTTACCGATAATAAAAGAATTATAAACAATTGGAAAACTTTGTCGGAAGTTCCTGCCACAAGTGAATTATCCGATAAAATAAGCAAAGACCTCAAAAAAAGAGGTTTTAAATTTGTAGGCTCTACAATTATCTATTCTTTTTTACAGGCAATAGGAATTATAGATGATCATTTGGTTAGTTGTCCTTATAAAAACAAATAA
- a CDS encoding pyridoxamine 5'-phosphate oxidase family protein, with translation MDIKKEFETIMKDQAQIALATSVNDIPNVRITNFFYCGDSKALFFGSAKNSKKIEEFASNSHVAFTTVPKNESKYVRAQGIIKKSEKTVYDVKEAFVAKNPKMEFIIDNFGDNLDLFEIPLSEVTVTLENQEVHKLKL, from the coding sequence ATGGACATAAAAAAAGAATTTGAAACTATTATGAAAGATCAGGCTCAAATAGCTCTGGCAACATCTGTAAACGATATTCCGAATGTAAGAATTACGAATTTTTTCTACTGTGGAGATTCTAAAGCTTTATTTTTCGGTTCTGCGAAAAACAGTAAAAAGATAGAGGAATTTGCATCAAACAGTCATGTAGCTTTTACTACTGTTCCTAAAAATGAAAGTAAATATGTGAGAGCTCAGGGAATTATTAAAAAAAGTGAAAAAACTGTTTATGATGTAAAAGAAGCGTTTGTGGCTAAAAATCCGAAAATGGAATTTATAATCGATAATTTCGGAGATAATCTCGATTTATTTGAAATTCCCCTTTCAGAAGTAACTGTAACTCTGGAAAATCAGGAAGTTCACAAATTAAAACTATAA
- a CDS encoding helix-turn-helix transcriptional regulator — translation MTKSERINDMIIFLSKKNYFNLKDITERYSISKRTALRDVQSLEKLGLAIYSEVGRYGKYKVLNNKLLSPVMFTADEISALYFGMLTLDAYEMCPLNLNKDKLKEKFEACLSKKQSEKIFMIEKIMKTEMKKSNENSRILKDIVEAITENKVCKISYKGNEKKEEVQFLGVFAKQGCWNAKVLSYKNGKNKVLKCNKIISVEKTDIKPFKTLEEIIVGL, via the coding sequence ATGACTAAGTCCGAAAGAATAAACGATATGATAATTTTTCTCAGTAAAAAAAATTATTTTAATTTGAAAGATATAACTGAAAGATACAGTATTTCCAAAAGAACAGCATTAAGAGATGTTCAGTCGCTTGAAAAATTAGGACTTGCAATCTATTCGGAAGTAGGTCGTTACGGTAAATACAAAGTTTTAAATAACAAACTTTTATCGCCTGTCATGTTTACTGCTGACGAGATTTCAGCTCTGTATTTCGGAATGCTTACACTCGATGCCTATGAAATGTGCCCTCTTAATTTGAATAAGGATAAATTAAAAGAAAAATTTGAAGCATGTCTGTCAAAAAAACAGTCGGAAAAAATTTTTATGATAGAGAAAATAATGAAAACGGAAATGAAAAAAAGTAATGAAAACAGTCGGATTTTAAAAGACATTGTCGAAGCGATAACTGAAAATAAGGTTTGTAAAATAAGTTATAAAGGAAATGAGAAAAAAGAAGAAGTACAGTTTTTGGGAGTATTTGCAAAACAGGGATGTTGGAATGCAAAAGTTCTCAGTTATAAAAACGGTAAAAATAAAGTTTTGAAGTGTAATAAAATAATTTCTGTTGAAAAAACGGATATAAAGCCTTTTAAAACTTTGGAAGAAATTATCGTAGGATTGTAA
- a CDS encoding DMT family transporter — MKKINLKFDNNRKAELLAFITVFFWAVSVVFTKVGTEYYDSTTLAVLRYSFAFLMLVIFMVVKKIKLPKLKDFPMFFLAGGVGIAFHMITFNKGVSTLSSATSSILLACTPIFTSVLSVIFLKEKINLYCWISIFISFSGIIVLTLWEGVFSFNEGIFWMLLAAFLLAVYNIMQKSFSDKYSGTEATIYSISAGAIVLMVYSPGSLREIPKMNINQFSVIFFMAFLATVVAYICWGKALEMADSAGEIANFMFLGPFISTLTGIIFLNEKLMLSTIVGGILILIGITGFNKFKQTK; from the coding sequence GTGAAGAAAATTAATCTGAAGTTTGATAATAACAGAAAAGCGGAATTGTTGGCTTTTATTACTGTCTTCTTTTGGGCGGTATCGGTAGTTTTTACAAAAGTGGGAACAGAATATTATGATTCGACAACTTTGGCAGTTTTGAGATATTCATTTGCATTTTTGATGTTAGTAATATTTATGGTAGTAAAAAAGATAAAATTACCGAAATTAAAAGACTTTCCGATGTTTTTTCTGGCAGGCGGAGTAGGAATAGCTTTCCATATGATTACTTTTAATAAAGGAGTGAGTACGTTAAGTTCTGCTACTTCAAGTATATTGTTGGCATGTACGCCTATTTTTACTTCGGTATTATCGGTGATTTTTTTGAAAGAAAAAATAAACTTATACTGCTGGATTTCCATTTTTATTTCTTTTTCGGGAATAATCGTGCTTACTTTATGGGAAGGAGTGTTTTCATTTAATGAAGGGATTTTCTGGATGCTTCTTGCGGCTTTTTTGCTCGCAGTATATAACATAATGCAAAAAAGTTTTTCGGACAAATATTCGGGAACGGAAGCTACTATATACAGTATATCTGCAGGTGCGATTGTGCTGATGGTTTATTCTCCGGGCTCTTTAAGAGAAATTCCGAAAATGAATATAAATCAGTTTTCAGTAATATTTTTTATGGCTTTTCTGGCAACGGTAGTAGCTTATATTTGTTGGGGAAAAGCATTGGAAATGGCTGACAGTGCGGGAGAAATAGCAAATTTTATGTTTTTGGGACCTTTTATATCCACTTTAACAGGAATAATTTTTTTGAACGAAAAGCTCATGTTATCCACAATCGTAGGAGGAATACTTATTTTAATAGGAATAACAGGCTTTAATAAATTTAAACAGACGAAATAA
- a CDS encoding phosphate/phosphite/phosphonate ABC transporter substrate-binding protein — MKKNFWKIIVIVLMSIILISCGKKAKNDVIKIVFLPNESNESLKKSREEFAAAIQKATGKKVEIVTTTDYNIALESIISGKAQIAYIGAETYLSANERSKDVQAVLTNSGESGTLKDALYYSFIAVRGEDVDKYKTDGNYDLKKINGKVMAFVTNTSTSGFVIPAKAIVKEFGLKDTDEVLQEGKVFSKVIFGSSHPGTQVTLFKGDADVATFAIPKAFTIYELIGGEENKVGATYKVKQGAIAPFGDYAGKSFTVIKSIAVPNGPIVFNVKTLSKEDQEKIKKGLLSKEVTDNPYIFSPKTSKVRGLFLKENPNTGFVEANTEWYKQIKNGE; from the coding sequence ATGAAAAAAAATTTTTGGAAAATAATTGTAATTGTTTTAATGTCAATAATATTAATAAGTTGTGGGAAGAAAGCTAAAAATGATGTTATAAAAATAGTGTTTTTACCTAACGAATCAAACGAATCTCTTAAAAAATCCCGTGAGGAATTTGCTGCGGCTATACAAAAAGCTACAGGAAAAAAAGTTGAAATCGTAACTACTACAGATTATAACATAGCATTGGAAAGTATAATTTCGGGAAAAGCTCAAATAGCATATATAGGTGCTGAAACTTATCTCAGTGCCAACGAAAGAAGTAAAGATGTTCAGGCAGTTCTCACAAATTCCGGAGAAAGCGGAACTTTAAAAGATGCTTTGTATTACAGTTTTATAGCTGTCAGAGGAGAAGATGTCGATAAGTATAAAACTGACGGAAACTATGATTTGAAAAAAATAAACGGAAAAGTAATGGCATTTGTTACGAATACTTCCACATCGGGATTTGTAATACCTGCAAAGGCTATAGTAAAAGAATTCGGATTAAAAGATACAGATGAAGTGTTACAGGAAGGAAAAGTTTTTTCAAAAGTCATTTTCGGAAGTTCTCATCCGGGAACACAGGTAACTTTGTTTAAGGGAGATGCCGATGTTGCGACATTTGCTATTCCGAAGGCTTTTACGATATACGAACTGATTGGAGGGGAAGAAAATAAAGTCGGAGCAACTTACAAAGTAAAACAGGGAGCTATAGCACCTTTCGGAGATTATGCAGGTAAAAGCTTTACTGTAATAAAATCCATAGCCGTACCTAACGGGCCTATTGTGTTCAATGTAAAAACTCTTTCAAAGGAAGATCAGGAAAAAATAAAAAAAGGACTTTTATCTAAAGAGGTAACTGATAATCCTTATATATTCAGCCCTAAAACAAGCAAAGTAAGAGGTCTGTTTTTGAAAGAAAATCCGAATACAGGATTTGTAGAAGCGAATACAGAATGGTATAAACAGATTAAAAACGGTGAATAA
- the phnC gene encoding phosphonate ABC transporter ATP-binding protein produces the protein MLLKVSNVSKQYSNGIKALNDVSFEAEKGQFISVVGPSGSGKSTLLRTINRLIDVTHGNILFEDVQIKKLKNNEIKKLRRKIGMIFQNYNLVERLSVIENVLHGRLGYKSLLSGVLGIYTEEEKEKAFELLNKVDMGKYAYQKCSELSGGQKQRVGIARALMQEPLLLLCDEPVASLDPKTSERVMDYLRKITDEMSITCIVNLHQTDIAAKYSDRIIGLNQGKKVFDEETSKFTENIMNSIYSDNNEGL, from the coding sequence ATGCTGTTAAAAGTAAGCAATGTTTCAAAGCAGTATTCAAACGGAATAAAAGCCTTAAATGATGTGTCTTTTGAAGCTGAAAAAGGTCAGTTTATATCTGTTGTAGGACCTTCGGGATCGGGGAAGTCCACTTTGCTAAGAACTATAAACCGATTGATAGATGTTACACATGGAAATATACTGTTTGAAGATGTGCAGATTAAAAAGCTTAAAAATAATGAAATAAAAAAACTGAGAAGAAAAATCGGAATGATATTCCAAAACTATAATCTGGTCGAGAGACTGAGTGTTATAGAAAATGTGTTACACGGAAGACTTGGATACAAGTCGTTGCTGTCAGGAGTTTTAGGTATTTATACTGAAGAAGAAAAAGAAAAGGCTTTTGAGCTTCTTAATAAAGTGGATATGGGAAAATATGCGTATCAGAAATGCAGTGAATTAAGCGGAGGTCAGAAACAGAGAGTAGGGATAGCAAGGGCATTGATGCAGGAGCCGCTATTACTTCTTTGTGATGAGCCTGTGGCTTCTCTCGATCCTAAAACTTCCGAAAGGGTAATGGATTATTTGAGAAAGATTACCGATGAGATGAGTATAACCTGTATTGTAAATTTACATCAGACTGATATTGCGGCGAAATACTCCGACAGAATAATAGGTCTGAATCAGGGAAAAAAAGTATTTGACGAAGAAACGTCAAAATTTACGGAAAATATAATGAATAGCATATATTCGGATAATAATGAAGGACTTTAG
- a CDS encoding ABC transporter permease subunit produces MKKNEIEKDILKKRLQSKIIFVILFLIVYISFAQILEFEGIVSFLSIPEGIIWLFKNFIPTQNSLKYLPLILKTGLHTILTAVTATTVSGFFALIAAVLGSETIGINRFMKIFTKTVALFFRNIPVVAWSLILLFSFKQSEFTGFLALFFVSFGYLMRTFTETVDEAGEGVAEALKSTGASYFQIVFQGIIPSIASQLISWLLYYIENGIREATLIGVLTGTGIGFVFDLYYKSNRYDGAGLVILVILIIVIIIELLSNKIRKEMI; encoded by the coding sequence ATGAAAAAAAATGAAATTGAAAAAGATATTTTGAAAAAAAGACTTCAATCAAAAATAATATTTGTCATACTGTTTCTGATTGTTTATATTTCTTTTGCTCAAATTTTGGAATTTGAAGGAATAGTGAGTTTTTTGTCGATTCCTGAAGGAATAATATGGTTGTTTAAAAACTTTATTCCTACTCAAAATTCGTTGAAATACTTGCCTTTAATATTGAAAACAGGGCTTCATACAATTTTGACGGCTGTTACAGCAACAACGGTTTCGGGCTTTTTTGCATTAATTGCAGCAGTGCTCGGCTCGGAAACTATAGGGATAAACAGATTTATGAAAATTTTTACAAAAACAGTTGCTCTGTTTTTCAGAAATATACCTGTAGTTGCATGGTCTTTAATATTGCTTTTTTCCTTTAAGCAAAGTGAATTTACAGGATTTCTGGCATTGTTTTTTGTGAGTTTCGGCTATTTGATGAGAACGTTTACGGAAACTGTAGATGAAGCCGGAGAAGGAGTTGCGGAAGCTTTAAAATCCACAGGAGCCTCATATTTTCAGATAGTATTTCAGGGAATTATACCGAGTATAGCGAGTCAGCTTATATCATGGCTTCTTTATTATATAGAAAACGGCATCAGAGAAGCGACGCTTATAGGAGTTCTGACAGGGACGGGGATAGGATTTGTATTCGATTTGTATTACAAAAGTAACAGATATGACGGAGCCGGACTGGTTATTCTGGTAATTTTGATAATAGTTATAATAATAGAGCTTTTGTCGAATAAAATAAGAAAAGAAATGATATAA
- a CDS encoding PhnE/PtxC family ABC transporter permease — MENLKYALRTKKNKIKIKKMTKSGIYLWGTLGICFIISIFKLATMDTGNVNMGQAIIEFFKNMKLMFLQPRLSERYTLLEIFQSLGITISLAIFTTLIGAFIGLFFSFFAAKNLSNEKISKAIKIVVSFVRSIPTILWVMVFSVVAGIGVEAAVIGICFHSTGYLIKAYSESIEEIDNGIIEALKATGASKGQIIFQGVLPASVTSILSWTFVRLEMNFTNAVVVGAAAGVGGIGYEMFMAGKMYFDSREIGFFVYLIFGTALILESISIYLRRKYIVKSL, encoded by the coding sequence ATGGAAAATTTGAAATATGCCCTAAGGACGAAAAAGAATAAAATAAAAATAAAAAAAATGACAAAATCGGGAATATATCTGTGGGGAACTCTTGGAATCTGCTTTATTATAAGTATTTTTAAATTGGCTACAATGGATACGGGAAATGTAAATATGGGTCAAGCGATTATAGAATTTTTCAAAAATATGAAGTTAATGTTTTTACAACCTCGGCTTTCTGAAAGATATACTCTTTTGGAAATATTTCAAAGCCTTGGAATAACAATATCTCTTGCAATATTTACGACTCTTATTGGTGCGTTTATCGGATTATTTTTTTCTTTTTTTGCGGCGAAAAATCTGTCCAATGAAAAAATATCAAAAGCAATAAAAATAGTAGTTTCATTTGTAAGATCCATACCGACAATTTTGTGGGTCATGGTGTTTTCCGTAGTTGCGGGAATAGGTGTGGAAGCTGCTGTTATAGGCATCTGTTTTCACAGTACGGGATATCTGATAAAAGCATATTCAGAAAGCATTGAAGAAATAGACAACGGAATAATAGAAGCTCTTAAAGCGACAGGTGCTTCCAAAGGGCAGATAATATTTCAGGGAGTTTTGCCTGCTTCGGTAACTTCTATTTTATCGTGGACTTTTGTACGTCTGGAAATGAACTTTACAAATGCGGTTGTTGTGGGAGCTGCTGCAGGAGTGGGAGGAATAGGCTATGAAATGTTTATGGCAGGGAAAATGTATTTTGACTCGAGAGAAATAGGATTTTTTGTATATTTGATATTCGGAACGGCTTTAATACTTGAAAGTATTTCCATTTATTTGAGAAGAAAATATATAGTGAAATCATTGTAA
- the tenpIN gene encoding type III toxin-antitoxin system TenpIN family toxin, with protein sequence MFGERSEQYNQKKAQIEDEALPKNSKAFFEGRRGLNMEFRFLTEQFYKDYCNCGEMEKKKLRPYAVLCIVNYQGLTFAIPIRHNIKYNYAVKTVNNQGLDLSKTVVIKNDKYIDNTKVAVINSVEYKILLSKKYFIEQKLEKYIKEYKKGLKNLSDSKYRNLCGKSCLKYFHAELGI encoded by the coding sequence ATGTTCGGAGAGCGAAGCGAACAGTATAATCAAAAGAAAGCTCAAATAGAAGATGAAGCCTTACCGAAAAACAGTAAGGCTTTTTTTGAGGGGAGACGGGGATTAAACATGGAATTCAGATTTTTGACGGAACAGTTTTATAAAGACTACTGTAATTGTGGTGAAATGGAAAAGAAAAAATTAAGACCTTATGCAGTTTTATGTATTGTAAATTATCAGGGGCTTACTTTTGCTATACCGATAAGACATAATATAAAATATAATTATGCAGTAAAAACAGTCAATAATCAGGGACTTGATTTATCAAAAACTGTAGTTATAAAAAATGATAAATATATTGATAATACTAAAGTAGCTGTTATTAATTCTGTAGAATATAAAATATTACTGTCAAAAAAGTATTTTATAGAACAGAAATTGGAAAAATATATTAAAGAATATAAAAAAGGGCTTAAAAATTTATCAGATTCCAAATACAGAAATCTTTGCGGAAAAAGTTGCCTGAAATACTTTCATGCAGAGTTGGGAATTTGA